In Dolichospermum flos-aquae CCAP 1403/13F, the following proteins share a genomic window:
- a CDS encoding DUF4231 domain-containing protein, translating into MLFFFKLIDYLLAAVAITSIFIIYVGSSDQQYITAASVALSVSLGLFIFNRQSVKNAQKESQKTELSKKAELYTSLLSNGTTLDYNTVLPARAKALEYCQELIDDYKSSRNLARTLYYVLQISTVILSGVTPILVLVDKLEAGQSWLKWLPVICPAVASIVASIVTSFPFEKNWMAANKAVELLEAEQEKFILGISPAYRCYDISEEGKQQQRVSQAIELFINQVNNIHLQIVQPSSDSEQGNQEKQESPQSEESTTGQKVAA; encoded by the coding sequence ATGCTGTTTTTTTTCAAGTTGATTGATTATTTATTAGCCGCAGTTGCTATCACATCAATTTTCATCATTTATGTTGGTTCTAGTGATCAACAATATATAACTGCTGCATCCGTTGCTTTAAGTGTTTCTCTTGGTTTGTTTATCTTCAATAGACAATCTGTGAAAAATGCTCAAAAGGAATCACAAAAAACTGAGCTTTCCAAAAAAGCTGAACTATATACCTCTCTATTAAGCAATGGTACTACATTGGACTATAATACAGTTTTACCAGCACGAGCTAAAGCTTTAGAATATTGTCAAGAGTTGATTGATGATTATAAAAGTTCTCGAAATCTCGCCAGAACTCTTTACTATGTTTTGCAAATTTCTACCGTTATTTTGTCAGGTGTCACACCAATTTTAGTGTTGGTGGATAAATTAGAAGCAGGACAAAGCTGGTTAAAATGGCTGCCTGTTATTTGCCCAGCCGTTGCTTCCATTGTTGCTAGTATCGTTACCTCATTTCCTTTTGAAAAAAATTGGATGGCTGCTAACAAAGCCGTTGAATTATTAGAAGCCGAACAGGAAAAGTTTATTTTGGGAATTAGCCCAGCCTATCGTTGTTATGATATTTCCGAAGAAGGTAAACAACAACAAAGAGTAAGTCAGGCAATAGAACTATTTATTAATCAAGTGAATAATATTCACCTCCAAATAGTTCAACCCAGCAGTGATTCAGAACAAGGAAATCAAGAAAAACAAGAGTCACCACAATCTGAAGAATCAACTACAGGACAAAAAGTGGCTGCATAA
- the tsaB gene encoding tRNA (adenosine(37)-N6)-threonylcarbamoyltransferase complex dimerization subunit type 1 TsaB encodes MTNIIKHLSSNKYALALHTTTPELGLAISNFTDYPQSQVWNLGRDLSSHIHKYLIEVIKPRTWADLEFIAVAQGPGGFTGTRIGVVTARTLAQQLNIPVFTVSTLAALAWQAHKAQKNCQQPIIAVEMPAQRGQVFGAVYQPNPDNSGITALLPDTVFTPTAWQETLAVQSSEHTSYQLISATSQLAATVNSILELAYLDWQHGKNPHWSEALPYYGQHPVDI; translated from the coding sequence TTGACAAACATAATCAAGCACCTCTCATCGAATAAATATGCTTTAGCATTGCATACCACCACACCAGAACTCGGTTTAGCAATTAGCAACTTTACAGATTATCCCCAATCTCAAGTTTGGAACTTAGGACGTGACTTATCCAGTCATATCCATAAATACCTAATTGAAGTGATTAAACCACGAACCTGGGCAGACCTAGAATTTATCGCCGTAGCCCAAGGTCCTGGTGGTTTTACAGGAACTCGCATTGGAGTTGTCACCGCGCGGACACTAGCACAACAGCTAAACATTCCAGTATTTACAGTTTCCACCCTAGCCGCATTAGCTTGGCAAGCCCATAAAGCCCAAAAAAATTGCCAACAGCCAATAATTGCCGTAGAAATGCCAGCACAGAGGGGACAAGTTTTTGGTGCTGTTTATCAACCCAACCCTGATAATTCTGGCATTACTGCTCTATTACCAGATACAGTATTCACCCCAACCGCATGGCAAGAAACCCTAGCAGTCCAATCTTCTGAGCATACAAGTTATCAATTAATTTCCGCCACATCCCAGTTAGCAGCAACCGTTAACAGTATTTTGGAATTAGCATATTTAGATTGGCAGCACGGAAAAAATCCCCATTGGTCTGAGGCTCTTCCTTATTATGGACAACATCCTGTAGATATTTGA
- a CDS encoding Tab2/Atab2 family RNA-binding protein: MSLIWQADFYRSPLRNAEGQTLWELLVCDATRSFEFTASCPQSQANSTWVAQQLQLAGQEKLPDVIQVFRPQSLSLITTAGNNLGIKVEATRRTLALKQWLAAKQYPVTVDKLPPLPLPENLWGEEWRFATIPSGDIVDEFTERPIPFLQIPDFLKPINLGLASTVPIPGVVIYGGRKSMRLAQWLKENNPVSLNYIGGAPDGLVLEAGLLDRWVLATFTDEEVTAAGKLYQERKQLSQGLHFLLVQPDDSGMTYSGLWLLQEVY, encoded by the coding sequence ATGAGTCTGATTTGGCAGGCTGATTTTTATCGTAGTCCGCTACGAAATGCTGAAGGGCAGACGTTATGGGAACTATTAGTTTGTGATGCAACTCGCAGTTTTGAATTTACAGCCAGTTGTCCCCAATCGCAGGCTAATTCTACTTGGGTCGCCCAACAATTACAATTAGCTGGTCAGGAAAAGTTACCAGATGTAATTCAAGTATTTCGTCCTCAGTCTTTAAGTTTAATCACAACTGCGGGAAATAATTTAGGTATTAAGGTTGAAGCTACTCGGAGAACTTTGGCTCTAAAACAATGGTTAGCAGCAAAACAATATCCTGTAACTGTGGATAAACTACCTCCATTACCATTACCGGAAAATCTCTGGGGGGAAGAATGGCGGTTTGCGACGATTCCATCTGGTGATATTGTGGATGAGTTTACAGAACGACCAATTCCTTTTTTGCAAATACCAGATTTTCTCAAACCAATTAATCTGGGTTTAGCTTCAACAGTACCTATCCCTGGTGTAGTGATTTACGGTGGAAGAAAATCTATGCGTTTAGCGCAGTGGTTAAAGGAAAATAATCCTGTATCATTAAACTATATCGGTGGTGCGCCTGATGGGTTGGTATTAGAAGCTGGTTTGCTAGATAGGTGGGTTTTGGCGACTTTTACAGATGAGGAAGTTACTGCTGCTGGGAAGTTATATCAAGAGCGAAAACAGCTAAGTCAGGGATTGCATTTTTTATTGGTGCAACCAGATGATTCGGGAATGACTTATAGTGGTTTGTGGTTATTGCAAGAGGTCTATTAA
- a CDS encoding Ycf34 family protein, whose translation MCICVNCHYVDRCVTYNAVETQHQQPHLTETPDFDPNEPAINVNIRTQGEIIEMEWDVVGCLSFKSEIGKWSKLRPGELVPT comes from the coding sequence ATGTGTATTTGCGTGAATTGCCACTATGTAGACCGCTGCGTCACCTACAACGCCGTAGAAACCCAGCACCAACAGCCTCACCTGACAGAAACACCAGATTTTGACCCCAACGAACCTGCCATCAACGTCAATATTCGCACACAAGGCGAAATCATTGAAATGGAATGGGATGTTGTCGGTTGTCTCAGCTTCAAATCAGAAATAGGTAAATGGTCCAAATTACGTCCAGGTGAATTAGTCCCGACATAA
- a CDS encoding IS4 family transposase, with translation MLTQFTTEYDLQPIAKHLSTIIKESLASVSSSKCRQGTILVPTFVIWFVILSTIRRDLSYLGIMDWMISGLRWLSCCLPKQLISEGAMSHARVRIGLTVFQLIFKKLTSSLTTLKYDFHKWTTVIFDGSTGTTPDTESNRDKFGKSKCGRGESAFPMLRIVTLISASTRLILDFTYGSSQGKGTGERTLMTKLLAQFNQKNLLFLLDAGLYSFATIFSIRTKECDFLLRVASNVKLPVISDSRLPDGYMARYPDGSYLSEINGKILNLEKSTESHKQWNQESIIVRVIEYQIPGFLPRRLVTSIIDPNISAKELIIHYHCRWEVEISFCEIKTHQCATLKGQMPTIFRSKTSELVEQELYAMLIAYNLLRDLIYQSANEYNKNPLLLSFLESLQLVIDLVQLISHSSLKLREIQHQYLLSLISQSEIDRPRRKRINPRVVKIKMSKFKRKNSSHKSEIRDIEKDLKILPPQAV, from the coding sequence ATGCTTACTCAGTTTACGACAGAATATGATCTGCAACCAATTGCAAAACATTTATCAACTATTATCAAAGAATCTTTGGCGAGTGTTTCATCAAGTAAATGTCGTCAAGGAACGATTCTAGTACCAACGTTTGTCATTTGGTTTGTAATTCTCTCCACTATCCGTCGTGATTTAAGTTATTTAGGAATAATGGATTGGATGATATCAGGATTGAGGTGGTTATCCTGTTGTCTACCAAAACAACTTATTTCTGAAGGTGCTATGAGTCATGCCAGAGTTCGTATAGGATTAACAGTTTTTCAACTAATATTTAAAAAACTCACTTCTAGTTTGACAACATTGAAATATGACTTTCATAAATGGACTACAGTAATATTTGATGGTTCCACAGGTACGACACCTGATACTGAAAGTAATCGTGATAAATTTGGGAAGTCTAAATGTGGTCGAGGAGAAAGTGCTTTTCCCATGCTGAGAATAGTCACATTAATATCAGCATCAACACGCCTGATCCTAGATTTTACCTATGGTTCGAGCCAAGGTAAAGGAACTGGTGAAAGGACTTTAATGACTAAATTACTGGCACAATTTAACCAGAAAAACTTATTATTTTTATTAGATGCTGGTTTATATTCCTTTGCAACTATTTTTAGTATTCGTACAAAAGAATGCGACTTTTTACTTAGGGTAGCTTCTAATGTTAAACTACCTGTTATCTCTGATTCTCGTTTGCCAGATGGATACATGGCTAGATATCCAGATGGAAGTTATTTATCAGAAATTAATGGCAAAATTCTCAATTTAGAAAAATCTACAGAATCGCATAAACAATGGAATCAGGAAAGTATCATTGTCCGAGTTATTGAATATCAAATTCCTGGTTTTCTCCCTCGTCGTTTAGTTACTAGTATTATTGACCCTAATATTTCTGCCAAAGAATTAATTATTCACTATCATTGCAGATGGGAGGTGGAAATTAGTTTCTGTGAAATAAAAACACATCAATGTGCTACGCTCAAAGGACAAATGCCCACTATTTTTCGGAGCAAAACATCTGAATTAGTCGAACAAGAACTTTATGCTATGTTAATTGCTTATAATCTACTCCGCGATTTAATTTACCAATCTGCTAACGAATATAATAAAAATCCTTTACTCCTTAGTTTTCTTGAATCTTTGCAACTAGTTATAGATTTAGTACAACTCATCAGCCATTCATCCTTAAAATTACGAGAAATTCAACATCAATATTTATTATCATTAATTTCCCAGTCTGAAATTGATCGCCCCCGACGAAAACGTATTAATCCCCGTGTTGTCAAAATTAAAATGTCCAAATTCAAGCGCAAAAACTCTTCCCATAAATCTGAAATCAGAGATATAGAAAAAGACTTGAAAATCCTTCCCCCACAAGCAGTTTGA
- a CDS encoding DUF4330 domain-containing protein: MAILDSKGRLFGKINLLDLGAALVILLVIVGIFIFPGTSGSVAQVGAKTVPIEVDLLVRGLNVRNPQQLVKEGFTKGGKTNVIIRNQPYGQIGIKSVEQLERTLTIGQPDGSVKELPDPRKINFSTDFLLTLEGQATVTKDGPVLGNSKVKIGMPFELEGFNYNFNASVIDIRLQDK, encoded by the coding sequence ATGGCTATTTTAGATTCTAAAGGTCGCTTGTTCGGTAAAATTAACCTATTAGATTTAGGGGCTGCATTAGTAATTTTGCTAGTGATAGTGGGTATCTTTATTTTCCCTGGTACTTCTGGTTCTGTGGCTCAAGTGGGTGCGAAAACAGTACCCATTGAGGTAGATTTGTTGGTACGTGGACTCAATGTTCGTAATCCTCAACAGTTAGTTAAAGAAGGATTCACAAAAGGTGGTAAAACTAATGTGATTATCCGTAATCAACCCTATGGTCAAATTGGGATTAAATCGGTTGAGCAGTTAGAGAGAACACTGACAATTGGTCAACCAGATGGTTCTGTGAAAGAATTACCAGATCCTAGAAAAATTAACTTTAGTACAGATTTTCTCTTGACTTTAGAAGGACAAGCTACAGTCACTAAAGATGGGCCTGTTCTTGGTAATAGCAAAGTGAAAATTGGAATGCCTTTTGAATTGGAAGGTTTTAACTATAACTTCAATGCGTCTGTAATTGATATTCGATTACAAGATAAATAG
- the panD gene encoding aspartate 1-decarboxylase, whose amino-acid sequence MQRTLLSAKIHNCTLTAANINYVGSISIDEVLLKKAGIFLYEQVQVVNIANGERFITYAIPAPANSGAIELNGAAARLGVVGDRLIIMTYGQFTMEELKCHSPTVVIVGEKNQLLEVRHYDDLLSNLLSSS is encoded by the coding sequence ATGCAGCGCACTCTCTTGTCGGCAAAAATTCATAACTGTACGCTCACAGCAGCAAATATTAACTATGTGGGTAGTATCAGCATTGACGAGGTTCTCCTGAAAAAAGCTGGTATATTCCTCTATGAGCAGGTACAAGTAGTGAATATTGCTAATGGTGAGCGTTTTATTACTTATGCCATACCTGCTCCCGCTAATTCAGGAGCGATTGAATTAAATGGAGCAGCGGCACGTTTAGGCGTGGTTGGCGATCGCTTGATTATCATGACTTACGGGCAGTTTACTATGGAAGAGTTAAAATGTCACTCTCCTACCGTTGTAATTGTGGGTGAAAAAAACCAGTTATTAGAAGTGCGACATTATGATGATCTGCTCAGTAATCTCCTATCATCATCCTGA
- a CDS encoding metallophosphoesterase family protein gives MSEISQRRVVIGDVHGHYECLMLLLAKIAPTSEDQVYFLGDLIDRGPKSAQVVEFVKENDYPCLLGNHEQMLLNIMTGKNTSSTNMQTWLYSGGQATIASYQSATIPKQHLDWFESLPTYLDLGDFWLTHAGVDPEKSVQEQTAEELCWIRDEFHRIEKPYFADKLIIVGHTITFTLPGVAPGNLAQGQGWLDIDTGAYHPRSGWLTGLDITNKLVYQANVFSRAVRTVAWEEVMTIVQPQEFAGSRRHRKRA, from the coding sequence ATGAGCGAAATTAGTCAACGCAGGGTTGTTATTGGTGATGTGCATGGACACTATGAATGTTTGATGTTGCTGTTGGCAAAAATAGCGCCTACATCAGAGGATCAAGTATATTTTTTGGGAGACTTAATTGATCGTGGTCCAAAAAGCGCCCAAGTAGTTGAGTTTGTTAAAGAAAATGATTACCCTTGTTTGCTAGGTAATCATGAGCAGATGTTATTAAATATCATGACTGGTAAGAATACTTCGTCCACAAATATGCAAACGTGGTTATACAGTGGAGGACAGGCTACTATTGCTAGTTACCAATCGGCAACAATTCCTAAACAACATCTGGATTGGTTTGAGAGTTTGCCCACATATTTAGATTTGGGAGATTTTTGGTTAACTCATGCAGGTGTTGATCCAGAAAAGAGTGTGCAAGAACAGACGGCGGAAGAATTATGCTGGATTAGGGATGAGTTTCATCGGATAGAGAAACCATATTTTGCAGATAAGTTGATTATAGTTGGTCATACTATAACTTTTACTTTACCTGGTGTGGCTCCTGGTAATTTGGCACAGGGCCAGGGCTGGTTAGATATTGATACTGGCGCTTATCATCCCCGTAGTGGTTGGTTGACGGGGCTGGATATTACGAATAAGTTGGTTTATCAGGCCAATGTGTTCAGTAGGGCTGTGCGGACTGTGGCTTGGGAAGAGGTGATGACAATTGTTCAGCCACAGGAATTTGCAGGTAGCCGCCGTCATAGAAAACGAGCATAA
- a CDS encoding CCA tRNA nucleotidyltransferase: MDELVVSRLAAKNWPFSLEYLPQPVYMVGGAVRDAILGRVREYVDLDFIIPADAVKVARKIAQRYQAGFVLLDAERQIARVVFPHATADFAQQEGESLITDLHRRDFTINAIAYNPHTQEIIDPLEGYKDIKSGLLRMISPVNLQNDPLRLMRAYRQAAQLGFTIEPATQETIRSLANSINQVAAERVRVEIGYLLANSQGTFWLNAAWKDGVLTSFFKNATEESFIKLTAVDQAYTLISENWQQLGEELANYVRETVKTSWLATAKLACLVDSKPEIAEIELQELTYSRAEIRAVTTGLRLFSEIKAVKMPLRKQYFLFREMGILFPAVLVLALANDIVAKGMFEESMFVTYGPLIKRYLDKNDAVAHPIPLLNGKDMMMALNIPASPLIGELLMEVGVAQAEGKISTVEAAIEFARNLVKK, encoded by the coding sequence ATGGATGAATTAGTTGTTTCTCGTCTCGCTGCCAAAAATTGGCCTTTTAGTCTGGAATATTTGCCACAACCTGTTTATATGGTGGGTGGTGCGGTGCGTGATGCGATTTTGGGTAGGGTGCGGGAATATGTGGATTTAGATTTTATTATCCCAGCGGATGCGGTGAAGGTAGCGAGAAAGATTGCTCAACGTTATCAAGCTGGTTTTGTGTTACTTGATGCCGAAAGACAAATTGCCCGTGTGGTGTTTCCTCATGCTACGGCTGATTTTGCTCAACAGGAGGGAGAAAGTTTAATTACGGATTTACATAGAAGGGATTTTACTATTAATGCGATCGCTTATAATCCCCATACTCAAGAAATTATTGATCCGCTGGAAGGCTATAAAGATATAAAATCTGGCCTATTACGGATGATATCACCTGTAAATCTGCAAAATGATCCTTTGCGGTTAATGCGGGCTTATCGTCAAGCTGCTCAACTTGGTTTTACTATTGAACCAGCTACTCAGGAAACTATTCGCAGTTTAGCAAACAGTATCAATCAAGTGGCAGCGGAACGAGTACGGGTAGAAATTGGTTATTTGTTGGCAAATTCTCAAGGGACATTTTGGCTAAATGCTGCTTGGAAAGATGGTGTTTTGACTAGTTTCTTTAAAAACGCGACTGAGGAAAGTTTTATTAAGTTAACTGCTGTTGATCAAGCTTATACTTTAATTAGTGAAAATTGGCAACAACTAGGAGAAGAATTAGCAAATTATGTACGGGAGACTGTGAAAACTTCTTGGTTAGCTACTGCTAAACTTGCTTGTCTGGTTGACTCAAAGCCAGAAATTGCCGAAATCGAATTACAGGAACTTACCTATAGTCGGGCAGAAATTCGGGCTGTGACAACGGGATTAAGACTATTTTCGGAAATAAAAGCGGTAAAGATGCCTTTGCGAAAACAGTATTTTCTGTTTCGGGAAATGGGAATTTTATTTCCGGCTGTGTTGGTATTAGCTTTAGCAAATGATATTGTAGCTAAGGGAATGTTTGAAGAAAGTATGTTTGTTACTTATGGACCTTTAATCAAGCGTTATCTTGACAAAAACGATGCAGTTGCTCATCCTATTCCTTTACTCAATGGTAAAGACATGATGATGGCTTTAAACATTCCCGCTTCACCATTGATAGGTGAATTATTAATGGAGGTTGGTGTTGCTCAAGCTGAGGGGAAAATTTCTACAGTAGAAGCAGCGATAGAATTTGCCAGGAATTTAGTTAAAAAGTAA
- a CDS encoding glycoside hydrolase family 24 protein — MLKSFELKGVEKLIAPIASLLGFVYLFQWYIFGDIQLSPEPVFTRKQPPLVMKGGDPYIRALMRTISASEASGNRPYSLLYGGEQINDLSHHPQKCVTIITGPNTGNCSTAAGRYQIINTTWDQIAPRYHPKPAKMMLWTNYSFEAEYQDVVVYRWLNDAKVWGVNIPKLLQQQKLNDVLRKLSPTWTSLGYGIENNSVSNSLPKIYQQILTEELKQNPKIKRTK; from the coding sequence ATTCTGAAAAGCTTTGAACTTAAAGGTGTAGAAAAACTCATCGCTCCCATAGCCTCACTTTTGGGCTTTGTGTACCTGTTTCAGTGGTATATTTTTGGAGATATACAATTATCTCCCGAACCCGTATTTACCAGAAAACAGCCTCCCCTAGTCATGAAAGGTGGAGATCCTTATATTCGGGCATTAATGCGAACCATATCTGCCAGCGAAGCTAGTGGTAATCGTCCTTATTCTCTCTTGTATGGTGGTGAACAAATTAATGATCTCAGCCATCATCCTCAAAAATGTGTCACCATCATCACAGGACCGAATACAGGTAATTGTTCCACAGCCGCAGGTAGATATCAAATTATTAATACTACGTGGGATCAAATTGCCCCTCGTTATCACCCAAAACCCGCAAAGATGATGCTTTGGACTAATTATAGCTTTGAAGCAGAGTATCAAGATGTAGTAGTTTACCGTTGGTTGAATGATGCAAAAGTTTGGGGTGTAAATATTCCTAAGCTATTACAGCAACAAAAATTAAATGACGTTTTGCGGAAACTTTCTCCCACATGGACAAGTTTGGGGTACGGGATAGAAAATAATTCTGTTAGTAATTCCTTACCCAAGATTTATCAGCAAATCTTAACAGAAGAATTAAAGCAAAATCCCAAAATCAAAAGGACAAAATAG
- a CDS encoding M48 family metallopeptidase, translating to MINSQGIWTNYRLWQRRCLYPFISVSVALTVCLSTQLSSKAIGFSDLIRIVPQVTQIFNLSNISDRQEVDLGQQINQEIQQEVRISRNSQLNSYVEQIGRRLAANSTRPNIPYTFQVVEDPAVNAFATAGGFIYVNTGLLKTADNEAEFASVLAHEMGHIEGKHLIKQMRQQAIASGVATVSGLDKSKAVGIGVRLALNLPRSRQDEFDADKRGLANITRTGYAQSAMVSFMKKLQRSSSVPTFLSTHPGASDRVISLQNQIKNQPSSQNHGLDNPVYQSKMRAFLP from the coding sequence ATGATTAACTCGCAAGGAATTTGGACAAATTATCGTTTGTGGCAGCGGCGCTGTTTGTATCCGTTCATTTCTGTAAGCGTTGCTTTAACTGTATGCCTGAGTACACAATTATCAAGTAAAGCTATAGGTTTTAGCGATCTGATCCGTATAGTCCCACAAGTAACCCAGATATTTAATCTATCTAATATATCCGATCGCCAGGAAGTTGATCTTGGGCAGCAAATAAATCAAGAAATACAGCAAGAAGTCAGAATTTCTCGTAATTCACAACTAAACAGCTATGTTGAACAAATCGGTAGACGTTTAGCAGCTAATAGCACTCGTCCAAATATTCCCTATACTTTTCAAGTAGTCGAAGATCCTGCTGTTAATGCCTTTGCAACTGCCGGTGGTTTTATTTATGTGAATACAGGTTTGTTAAAAACAGCAGACAATGAAGCCGAATTTGCCAGTGTATTAGCTCATGAAATGGGACATATCGAAGGCAAACATTTAATTAAACAAATGCGACAACAAGCTATAGCCAGTGGTGTAGCTACCGTATCCGGTTTAGATAAAAGCAAGGCAGTAGGAATTGGCGTGCGACTCGCCCTTAATCTTCCCCGCAGTCGCCAAGACGAATTTGATGCTGATAAAAGAGGATTAGCAAACATAACCCGCACTGGTTATGCTCAGTCAGCAATGGTTTCTTTTATGAAAAAGCTACAAAGAAGTAGCTCCGTACCTACATTTTTAAGTACACATCCAGGGGCGAGCGATCGCGTAATCTCCCTGCAAAATCAGATTAAAAATCAACCAAGTAGTCAAAATCATGGTTTAGATAATCCGGTATATCAAAGCAAAATGAGAGCATTTTTGCCATAA
- a CDS encoding ABC transporter ATP-binding protein: MVQASSSWKQFINQISEIKTASQKQQIFKHFYEPGVLLGLLTIIVAMLLWSWQLLLAVIVGIGSMVFTYSVQKWNWQLRWLEIRKLMSSTNSRLAYSVASGGIATVITYMASAIWVDAPSHWLAAGAIVQGIGTLLTLILLVWQIFSVQGNQEKDYLDQLLNNFTEKDPLKRLLSMRQLNKLITRQRVDTVIQQDIRECLQLLLSQEKEVMIREAALDCLQNLNGLQVLKPIQSKVFMAVSATAKNKILVD; this comes from the coding sequence GTGGTACAGGCTTCGTCGTCTTGGAAACAATTCATCAATCAAATTTCAGAAATTAAGACAGCAAGCCAAAAACAGCAGATTTTTAAACATTTTTATGAACCTGGTGTTTTGCTGGGATTGTTAACAATTATTGTGGCTATGCTGCTGTGGAGTTGGCAATTACTACTAGCTGTTATTGTTGGCATTGGGAGCATGGTATTTACTTACTCAGTGCAAAAATGGAATTGGCAATTGCGCTGGCTAGAAATACGCAAGTTAATGAGTAGCACTAACAGTCGGTTAGCTTATTCTGTTGCTAGTGGTGGGATTGCGACTGTGATAACTTATATGGCTTCGGCAATTTGGGTTGATGCTCCTAGTCATTGGTTAGCTGCTGGTGCTATTGTTCAAGGGATAGGAACGCTATTAACTTTAATTTTGTTGGTGTGGCAAATATTCAGTGTTCAAGGAAATCAAGAGAAAGATTATCTTGATCAATTGTTAAACAATTTCACGGAAAAAGATCCTTTAAAACGGTTGCTTTCCATGCGTCAACTCAATAAACTGATTACCCGTCAGCGAGTTGATACGGTAATACAACAAGATATTAGGGAATGTTTACAACTGCTACTGAGTCAGGAAAAAGAAGTAATGATTCGGGAAGCAGCTTTAGATTGTTTGCAAAATTTAAATGGGTTGCAAGTGCTAAAACCTATTCAATCAAAGGTATTTATGGCTGTATCCGCGACAGCGAAGAATAAAATTCTTGTAGATTGA
- a CDS encoding inorganic diphosphatase has translation MDLSLIPAQPKPGVINVLIEIAGGSKNKYEYDKDLQAFALDRVLYSSVKYPYDYGFIPNTLADDGDPLDGMVIMDEPTFPGCVIAARPVGYLEMIDGGDRDEKILCVPDKDPRYAHVKSLKDISPHRLEEIAEFFRSYKNLEKKVTQILGWQDVDKVAPLVEKFIQAAKAKA, from the coding sequence GTGGATTTATCTTTGATTCCTGCCCAACCAAAGCCAGGTGTAATTAATGTCCTGATTGAAATTGCTGGCGGAAGTAAAAATAAATACGAATACGATAAGGATTTACAAGCATTTGCTTTAGATCGGGTTCTCTATTCTTCGGTCAAGTATCCTTATGATTATGGTTTTATCCCTAATACCTTAGCTGATGATGGCGATCCGTTAGATGGTATGGTAATCATGGATGAACCAACATTTCCCGGTTGCGTGATTGCGGCTAGACCAGTTGGTTATTTGGAAATGATTGATGGTGGCGATCGTGATGAAAAAATTCTTTGTGTTCCCGATAAAGATCCGCGCTATGCTCATGTAAAGTCTCTCAAAGACATATCCCCTCACCGACTAGAAGAAATTGCTGAATTTTTCCGTAGTTATAAAAATTTGGAAAAAAAGGTCACGCAAATTCTCGGTTGGCAGGATGTGGATAAGGTAGCTCCCTTGGTGGAAAAGTTCATTCAAGCAGCTAAAGCTAAAGCATAA